The following coding sequences lie in one Flavobacteriales bacterium genomic window:
- a CDS encoding TraR/DksA C4-type zinc finger protein yields the protein MTTVQKKEIKAKISEALEQVREEITRLRELTKPIAPENAIGRVSRMDAINNKSVNEAALRKAMTRFRGLESALDRIDDKNFGLCRGCGEDIPTGRLMLLPESVLCVKCASSH from the coding sequence ATGACCACGGTCCAAAAGAAAGAAATAAAGGCAAAGATCAGCGAGGCTCTCGAACAGGTGAGGGAGGAGATCACTCGTTTGCGTGAGTTGACCAAACCCATCGCTCCTGAAAATGCAATAGGGCGCGTATCGCGCATGGATGCAATCAACAATAAATCGGTAAATGAAGCAGCTCTGCGGAAGGCAATGACACGATTTCGGGGTTTGGAAAGCGCTTTGGACCGAATTGATGATAAAAACTTTGGCTTATGTCGAGGCTGTGGTGAGGATATCCCAACGGGTCGACTCATGCTTTTGCCAGAAAGCGTGTTGTGCGTAAAATGCGCGTCAAGTCACTAG
- a CDS encoding DUF4442 domain-containing protein: MNPRVKDFEAIVRNPWKLRMFLISSLPMAWLAGLRVVELTDTECRVQFGYKYWVKNPFKSVYFAVLAMAAELSTGVMAMREIYKRKPGVSMLVVGLEAEFLKKASGKITFTCPCGESFREKVQLAVDSGMPQTVCCHSIGTDKSGEEVAKFKLMWSFKARSASSS, from the coding sequence ATGAACCCGCGCGTTAAAGATTTTGAAGCCATTGTCCGCAATCCATGGAAATTGCGGATGTTCCTTATCAGCTCCTTGCCGATGGCCTGGCTGGCAGGACTTAGAGTAGTGGAACTGACCGATACGGAATGCCGTGTTCAATTCGGATATAAGTACTGGGTAAAAAACCCTTTTAAAAGCGTGTACTTCGCCGTGTTGGCTATGGCCGCCGAGCTCTCTACAGGAGTCATGGCCATGAGAGAGATCTACAAGCGAAAACCGGGTGTGAGTATGCTGGTGGTCGGTCTCGAAGCGGAATTCCTTAAAAAAGCTTCCGGAAAGATCACCTTTACCTGCCCATGTGGTGAATCGTTCCGCGAGAAGGTTCAATTGGCCGTTGATTCAGGAATGCCTCAAACCGTTTGCTGTCACAGTATTGGAACGGATAAAAGCGGGGAGGAGGTTGCGAAATTCAAGCTGATGTGGAGCTTTAAAGCACGAAGTGCTTCGAGTTCATAG